One Hydrogenophaga crassostreae genomic region harbors:
- a CDS encoding DUF1289 domain-containing protein has product MEPLINLNDAQAQHGEVGVPSPCVSICELDVALSRCKGCFRTLQEIAAWGTLTDDEKRVVWSRIEARQLKPENWDAT; this is encoded by the coding sequence ATGGAACCCCTGATCAATTTGAACGACGCACAGGCGCAGCATGGCGAAGTCGGAGTGCCGTCGCCCTGTGTGTCCATCTGCGAGCTTGATGTGGCGCTCAGTCGCTGCAAGGGCTGCTTTCGGACTTTGCAGGAAATCGCCGCCTGGGGCACGCTGACCGATGATGAGAAGCGCGTGGTGTGGTCGAGAATTGAGGCTCGGCAGTTGAAGCCTGAAAACTGGGATGCCACATGA
- a CDS encoding YbaK/EbsC family protein — protein sequence MSDSTIHTSLDRPAGLQRVSETLLALGHAHAPVMLNDAARTAQQAADALGVSLGQIAKSIIFRRKSDDVAVLVVTSGDLRVDEKKVQALVCTDGGKLGRADADFVKAKTGFSIGGVSPLAHASPPVTLIDEALFRFSEIWAAAGHPHGVFRLTPAELQAMTGAPVHAVTVSPPSA from the coding sequence ATGTCAGACAGCACCATCCATACCTCGCTCGATCGCCCTGCTGGCTTGCAACGCGTGAGTGAAACATTGCTCGCACTGGGCCACGCCCACGCCCCCGTGATGCTCAACGATGCAGCCCGCACGGCGCAACAGGCGGCCGATGCCCTTGGCGTGTCGCTGGGGCAGATTGCCAAGAGCATCATTTTTCGACGCAAGAGCGACGATGTGGCGGTGCTGGTGGTGACGTCGGGCGATTTGCGTGTCGATGAAAAAAAGGTGCAGGCACTGGTGTGCACCGACGGCGGCAAGCTTGGGCGGGCCGATGCCGATTTTGTCAAAGCCAAGACCGGTTTTTCGATTGGCGGTGTTTCGCCGCTGGCCCACGCCTCGCCGCCCGTCACGCTGATCGATGAAGCCCTGTTTCGGTTTTCTGAAATCTGGGCAGCGGCAGGCCATCCCCATGGCGTTTTTCGCCTTACACCGGCCGAGTTGCAAGCCATGACGGGCGCGCCTGTGCACGCTGTGACGGTGTCTCCTCCTTCAGCCTGA
- a CDS encoding LysE family transporter, with product MDAQVWWAFFAASWIISLSPGSAAVLSLGHGLAYGVRKTSVTIVGMGLGLSLVLLVAGAGVGALLLASSLAFTIVKVLGAAYLIWLGWKQWRSPVMLDVLTDEATQVPSVKSKLPGARERFATGFLTNATNPKGIVFMVAVLPQFIDPHRPLWLQLALLLVTSVAIEMVVMHGYAFLASRAQRWLSSARARRTQNRVFGGVLMAMGGALLMVKRAAG from the coding sequence ATGGATGCACAGGTGTGGTGGGCTTTTTTTGCGGCCTCATGGATCATTTCCCTCTCCCCGGGGTCGGCAGCGGTGTTGTCGCTGGGCCATGGGTTGGCCTATGGCGTGCGCAAGACCAGCGTCACGATAGTGGGCATGGGCCTGGGCCTTTCGCTGGTGTTGCTGGTGGCCGGCGCAGGTGTGGGGGCCTTGCTGCTCGCGTCGAGCCTGGCGTTCACGATCGTCAAGGTGCTGGGTGCGGCTTACTTGATCTGGCTCGGATGGAAGCAATGGCGCTCGCCGGTGATGCTGGATGTCTTGACAGACGAGGCGACACAAGTGCCCTCAGTCAAATCAAAGCTGCCGGGCGCTCGCGAGCGTTTTGCGACCGGGTTTCTGACCAATGCCACCAACCCCAAAGGCATTGTTTTCATGGTGGCGGTATTGCCGCAGTTCATCGATCCGCACCGCCCGTTGTGGCTTCAGCTCGCGCTGTTGCTGGTCACATCGGTGGCGATCGAAATGGTGGTGATGCACGGCTACGCTTTCCTGGCGTCGCGGGCTCAGCGCTGGTTGTCCAGCGCGCGGGCGCGGCGCACCCAGAACCGTGTCTTTGGCGGCGTGTTGATGGCCATGGGGGGCGCTCTGTTGATGGTCAAGCGCGCAGCAGGCTGA
- a CDS encoding BON domain-containing protein produces MKSPLAILVLAIGLAGAAHAQTATTEGVAAQQALQTAMGDKAKDLTVSVTNGVASLQGWAQQPSDVDQARYIVSKAPGITQAHSTQVHTWTTTNR; encoded by the coding sequence ATGAAATCCCCACTCGCCATTCTCGTTCTCGCCATCGGTCTTGCTGGCGCCGCCCACGCCCAAACAGCCACGACCGAAGGTGTTGCCGCCCAGCAGGCCCTGCAAACTGCCATGGGCGACAAAGCCAAAGACCTCACGGTGAGCGTGACCAACGGCGTGGCCAGCTTGCAAGGCTGGGCACAGCAGCCCAGCGATGTGGACCAGGCCCGCTACATCGTAAGCAAAGCGCCAGGCATCACCCAGGCCCACAGCACGCAGGTCCACACCTGGACCACCACGAACCGCTGA
- a CDS encoding hydroxymethylglutaryl-CoA lyase — protein sequence MKLPSLVKLVDVGPRDGLQNEKQPVAAAVKIELVHRLQAAGLKEIEVTSYVSPKWVPQMADNHEVMSGMQRQSDVRYSVLTPNLKGFESALLDKPDEIVVFGAASEAFSQKNINCSIAESIERFAPVVEAAKAAGIAVRGAMSCTVGCPYEGDIAPERVAYLAGLMKGIGVQRVDVADTIGVGTPRRVQAAIEATLKHYSLDDVSGHFHDTYGQALSNTLAALELGVWNFQSSVAGLGGCPYAKGATGNVATEDVVYLLHGLGIETGIDLDALVDAGSYISEQLGRPSGSRVARALLAKRATS from the coding sequence GTGAAACTCCCCTCTCTTGTGAAGTTGGTCGATGTGGGCCCGCGCGATGGCCTGCAGAATGAAAAGCAGCCCGTGGCCGCTGCGGTCAAGATCGAACTGGTGCACCGCCTGCAGGCGGCAGGGCTGAAAGAGATTGAAGTCACGAGCTACGTGAGCCCAAAATGGGTGCCGCAGATGGCCGACAACCATGAGGTGATGAGCGGTATGCAGCGCCAGTCGGACGTGCGCTACTCGGTGCTCACGCCCAACCTCAAGGGTTTTGAATCGGCGCTGCTCGACAAGCCCGATGAAATCGTGGTGTTTGGTGCGGCCAGTGAGGCCTTCAGCCAGAAGAACATCAACTGCTCGATCGCCGAGAGCATCGAGCGTTTTGCGCCGGTGGTTGAAGCGGCGAAAGCGGCAGGCATTGCCGTGCGCGGCGCCATGAGCTGCACGGTGGGCTGCCCTTACGAAGGTGACATCGCACCCGAGCGTGTGGCCTATCTGGCCGGGCTCATGAAGGGCATTGGTGTGCAGCGGGTGGATGTGGCCGACACCATTGGCGTGGGCACGCCCAGGCGCGTGCAGGCTGCCATCGAGGCCACGCTGAAACACTATTCGCTGGACGACGTGTCGGGCCATTTCCACGACACCTATGGCCAGGCGCTGTCCAATACGCTGGCTGCGCTGGAGCTGGGCGTGTGGAACTTCCAGTCCTCAGTGGCCGGGCTGGGTGGTTGCCCCTATGCCAAGGGCGCGACCGGCAATGTGGCGACCGAAGACGTGGTGTACCTGTTGCACGGTTTGGGCATAGAGACCGGTATCGACCTCGACGCGCTGGTGGACGCGGGCAGCTACATCAGCGAGCAACTGGGCAGGCCTTCGGGCTCGCGTGTGGCGCGCGCCTTGCTGGCGAAGCGCGCCACTTCCTGA
- a CDS encoding 2-hydroxyacid dehydrogenase has translation MNITFCCTDTKAAPWLDGLRSAFPEASVDVWQPGAPVADYAVVWAPPQQFLDEQPGLKALFNIGAGVDALLKLRLPPSTLVVRLDDAGMSVQMAEYVCHAVIRHFREFDGYEADVKQGRWSFRKPQVRAEFPVGVMGLGVLGEHVAKALQVFEFPVHGWSRSAKTIEGVTTHHGADGLNEFLASSRVLVNLLPLTPETEGILNRQTLGRLMPGGYLINVARGAHLVDDDLLVLLNDRHMAGATLDVFHTEPLPEGHPFWHHPRVTVTPHTAARTLRAESIAQIVGKIRAFEQGEFVGGAVDALRGY, from the coding sequence ATGAACATCACCTTTTGCTGCACCGATACCAAAGCCGCACCCTGGCTGGATGGCCTGCGCTCGGCTTTTCCCGAGGCTTCCGTGGACGTCTGGCAACCGGGGGCGCCCGTTGCCGACTACGCCGTGGTCTGGGCTCCGCCCCAACAGTTTCTTGATGAACAGCCCGGGCTCAAAGCCCTGTTCAACATTGGCGCCGGCGTCGATGCTTTGCTCAAACTGCGCTTGCCGCCGAGCACGCTGGTGGTGCGGCTGGACGATGCGGGCATGTCGGTGCAGATGGCCGAATACGTGTGCCACGCCGTGATCCGCCACTTTCGCGAGTTCGATGGCTACGAGGCCGATGTCAAACAAGGCAGGTGGTCTTTCCGCAAACCGCAGGTGCGGGCCGAATTTCCGGTGGGTGTGATGGGGCTGGGTGTGCTGGGCGAGCACGTGGCCAAGGCTTTGCAGGTGTTTGAGTTTCCGGTGCACGGCTGGAGCCGCAGCGCCAAAACCATCGAGGGTGTAACGACCCACCACGGCGCCGACGGCCTCAATGAATTTCTGGCCAGCAGCCGTGTCCTGGTGAACCTGTTGCCGCTGACGCCAGAGACCGAGGGCATTCTCAACCGGCAAACGTTGGGGCGGCTGATGCCCGGGGGCTACCTGATCAACGTGGCACGCGGTGCCCACTTGGTGGACGACGATTTGCTGGTGCTTTTGAACGATCGGCACATGGCGGGTGCCACGCTGGATGTGTTCCACACAGAACCGTTGCCGGAAGGCCATCCGTTTTGGCACCACCCGCGCGTGACGGTCACGCCGCACACGGCGGCCCGCACGCTGCGTGCCGAGAGCATTGCGCAGATTGTGGGCAAGATTCGCGCCTTTGAACAAGGCGAATTCGTCGGCGGCGCGGTTGACGCGCTGCGTGGCTATTGA
- a CDS encoding acetyl/propionyl/methylcrotonyl-CoA carboxylase subunit alpha, whose amino-acid sequence MFSKILIANRGEIACRVAATARRMGVRTVAVYSDADANAKHVAACDESVHIGGSAPKDSYLQWERILQAAKDTGAQAVHPGYGFLSENDAFADACAKAGLVFIGPPSSAILAMGLKAESKQLMEKAGVPLVPGYHGADQDPALLQREADRIGYPVLIKASAGGGGKGMRAVDKAEDFAAALASCQREARNSFGSDAVLVEKYVQRPRHIEIQVFGDTLGNCVYLFERDCSVQRRHQKVLEEAPAPGMTEKLRAEMGAAAVAAAQAVNYVGAGTVEFIVEQPGGYEKPEDMKFFFMEMNTRLQVEHPVTEAITGLDLVEWQLRVASGEALPLKQEDLRIHGHAIEARICAETPDNQFLPATGRLDVYRKPAHTTFERGSVRVDDGVREGDAISPFYDSMVAKLIVHGDTRAEALARMDAALAETRIVGLSTNVQFLRHVVGSASFARAELDTALIPREASALFDQDRVGRPLAVAAAVAQTLLGERAGEGADPFSRTDGWRPYGLTVRRFDFVYRGEALQAALTYLHDGALHLAVGNDAPSLLVFSALPADSGSLMDVQFNGQRQTVQTWQRNELVHVFCDLGATVITEIDALAHAGEVAAEGGRLTAPMPGKVVSFGVKAGDVVKKGQALAVMEAMKMEHTIAAPADGTVAELLYAPGDQVAEGAELLKLQTA is encoded by the coding sequence ATGTTTTCCAAAATTCTGATTGCCAACCGCGGTGAAATTGCTTGCCGTGTGGCCGCTACCGCCCGCCGCATGGGTGTGCGCACCGTGGCCGTGTATTCCGATGCCGATGCCAATGCCAAGCATGTGGCCGCATGTGACGAGTCGGTGCACATCGGCGGCAGCGCGCCCAAAGACAGCTACCTGCAATGGGAGCGCATCTTGCAGGCGGCCAAAGACACGGGCGCGCAAGCGGTGCATCCGGGCTACGGCTTTCTGAGCGAGAACGATGCCTTCGCCGACGCCTGTGCCAAGGCGGGTCTGGTGTTCATCGGCCCTCCGTCGTCGGCGATTTTGGCCATGGGCCTGAAGGCCGAGTCCAAGCAACTGATGGAAAAGGCCGGCGTGCCCCTGGTGCCCGGTTACCACGGTGCCGACCAAGACCCCGCCTTGCTGCAGCGCGAGGCCGACCGCATTGGCTACCCCGTGCTCATCAAGGCCAGCGCCGGTGGCGGCGGCAAGGGCATGCGCGCGGTGGACAAGGCCGAAGACTTTGCAGCGGCCCTGGCCAGCTGCCAGCGCGAAGCCCGCAACAGCTTCGGCAGCGATGCGGTGCTGGTTGAAAAATACGTGCAACGCCCGCGTCACATCGAGATTCAGGTGTTTGGTGACACCCTCGGCAATTGTGTGTATCTGTTTGAGCGTGACTGCTCGGTGCAGCGCCGCCACCAGAAGGTGCTGGAAGAAGCGCCAGCGCCCGGCATGACGGAAAAACTGCGCGCCGAAATGGGTGCGGCGGCGGTGGCTGCGGCCCAGGCGGTGAACTACGTGGGTGCGGGCACCGTGGAATTCATCGTGGAGCAGCCGGGCGGTTACGAAAAACCCGAAGACATGAAGTTCTTCTTCATGGAAATGAACACGCGTTTGCAGGTGGAGCATCCGGTCACCGAAGCCATCACGGGGCTCGATCTCGTGGAGTGGCAGTTGCGTGTGGCTTCGGGGGAAGCGCTGCCGCTCAAGCAGGAAGATTTGCGCATCCACGGCCATGCGATCGAGGCGCGCATCTGCGCCGAGACGCCCGACAACCAGTTCCTGCCCGCAACGGGGCGGCTTGATGTGTACCGCAAGCCCGCACACACCACGTTTGAGCGCGGCTCGGTTCGGGTGGACGATGGCGTGCGCGAAGGTGACGCCATCAGCCCGTTTTACGACTCCATGGTGGCCAAGCTCATCGTGCACGGTGATACCCGCGCCGAGGCGCTGGCGCGCATGGACGCGGCGCTGGCCGAAACGCGCATTGTTGGTTTGTCGACCAACGTGCAGTTCCTGCGCCATGTGGTGGGCAGCGCCTCGTTTGCCAGGGCCGAACTCGATACCGCATTGATCCCGCGCGAGGCCTCGGCGTTGTTTGATCAAGACCGGGTGGGCCGCCCGCTGGCCGTGGCGGCTGCGGTGGCGCAAACGCTGCTGGGTGAACGCGCTGGCGAGGGCGCCGACCCGTTCTCGCGCACCGATGGCTGGCGCCCCTATGGGCTCACGGTTCGGCGCTTTGATTTTGTATACCGGGGCGAAGCCTTGCAAGCTGCGTTGACGTATTTGCATGACGGGGCATTGCATTTGGCTGTGGGCAATGACGCGCCGTCGCTGTTGGTGTTTTCGGCGTTGCCTGCCGACAGCGGCAGCTTGATGGATGTGCAATTCAACGGACAACGCCAGACGGTGCAGACCTGGCAGCGCAACGAACTGGTGCATGTCTTCTGTGACCTGGGTGCCACGGTCATTACCGAAATCGACGCCTTGGCCCATGCGGGCGAAGTCGCGGCCGAAGGCGGGCGGCTCACCGCACCCATGCCCGGCAAGGTGGTGTCGTTTGGCGTCAAGGCAGGCGACGTGGTCAAGAAGGGGCAGGCCCTGGCGGTGATGGAGGCCATGAAGATGGAGCACACCATCGCCGCGCCCGCCGACGGCACGGTCGCCGAGCTGCTGTACGCGCCTGGCGATCAGGTCGCCGAAGGGGCGGAGTTGCTGAAGTTGCAAACCGCTTGA
- a CDS encoding DUF4126 domain-containing protein, which translates to METLDTGLWQQLVAWLHGMGIHLGSGVVNEVGSQVGSGVADVAAKLDMPSLLALAAALGWASGFRLYAVVFLVGGSGAMGWLPLPEGLQVLQHPGMLAASGFMLFMEFFADKVPGLDSLWDMLNSVIRIPAGAALAAGALGADGSTMALVGALLGGGLAATSQAAKTTTRAAINTSPEPFSNIGMSLLEDGMVVGAVWLATNHPVAFGILLVIAVVLMWIVTWMLFKFLRAVFRRMSALFSSAPKEA; encoded by the coding sequence ATGGAAACCCTTGACACCGGACTCTGGCAGCAGTTGGTCGCCTGGCTGCATGGCATGGGGATTCACCTCGGCTCAGGCGTGGTGAATGAGGTCGGCAGCCAGGTGGGCTCCGGTGTGGCCGATGTGGCGGCGAAACTGGACATGCCCAGCTTGCTGGCGCTGGCCGCCGCGCTGGGCTGGGCCAGTGGCTTCCGTCTGTATGCGGTGGTGTTCCTGGTCGGCGGTTCGGGCGCCATGGGCTGGTTGCCATTGCCCGAGGGCCTTCAGGTGTTGCAGCATCCGGGCATGTTGGCCGCCAGTGGTTTCATGTTGTTCATGGAGTTTTTTGCCGACAAGGTTCCTGGTCTGGATTCGCTGTGGGACATGCTCAACAGCGTGATCCGCATACCCGCTGGCGCCGCGCTGGCCGCGGGTGCGCTGGGCGCCGACGGCAGCACCATGGCCCTGGTGGGCGCCTTGCTCGGTGGCGGTCTGGCCGCCACCTCTCAAGCTGCGAAAACCACCACGCGCGCCGCCATCAACACCTCGCCCGAGCCCTTTTCCAACATTGGCATGAGCCTGCTGGAGGATGGCATGGTGGTCGGCGCCGTCTGGCTGGCCACCAACCACCCGGTGGCCTTCGGCATCTTGCTGGTGATCGCGGTGGTGTTGATGTGGATCGTCACCTGGATGTTGTTCAAGTTCTTGCGCGCGGTGTTCCGCCGCATGAGCGCTTTGTTTTCTTCTGCTCCTAAGGAAGCCTGA
- a CDS encoding enoyl-CoA hydratase/isomerase family protein — translation MTTTTALTIAVDSQVARITLNRPDVRNAFNDEVIAELSDAFLSLGQRDDVRAIVLAAEGPAFCAGADLNWMRRMADYTREENLADAAKLAEVLRVMFECPKPTVARVQGDVYAGGMGLVAVCDMAVSVDSANYCLSEVKLGLIPATISPYVIRAMGARAAHRYFLTAERFNAAEAHRMGFVHEVVAADALDAKVDGLLKALTSASPNAVRACKQLVHDVAEHEISASLIEATVAGIADIRASEEGREGVQSFLQKRKPNWLLA, via the coding sequence ATGACCACAACAACCGCCCTCACCATCGCCGTCGACAGCCAGGTGGCGCGCATCACGCTCAACCGCCCCGATGTGCGCAACGCCTTCAACGACGAAGTGATCGCCGAGCTGAGCGACGCCTTCCTGTCGCTGGGACAGCGCGACGATGTGCGCGCCATCGTGCTGGCCGCCGAGGGCCCGGCCTTTTGCGCGGGCGCCGACCTCAACTGGATGCGCCGCATGGCCGACTACACGCGCGAAGAAAACCTCGCCGATGCGGCCAAGCTGGCCGAGGTGCTGCGGGTGATGTTTGAGTGCCCCAAGCCCACGGTGGCACGGGTGCAGGGTGATGTCTATGCCGGTGGCATGGGCCTGGTGGCCGTATGCGACATGGCGGTGAGCGTGGACAGCGCCAATTACTGTCTGAGCGAGGTGAAGCTGGGCCTGATCCCGGCGACCATCAGCCCCTATGTGATCCGCGCCATGGGCGCGCGGGCGGCGCACCGGTATTTCCTGACCGCCGAACGTTTCAACGCGGCCGAGGCGCACCGCATGGGTTTCGTGCACGAAGTGGTGGCCGCCGACGCACTGGACGCCAAAGTCGACGGGTTGCTCAAGGCGCTCACCAGCGCCAGCCCCAACGCAGTGCGGGCTTGCAAGCAGCTGGTGCACGACGTGGCCGAACACGAGATCTCGGCTTCCCTGATCGAGGCGACGGTGGCGGGCATTGCCGATATCCGCGCCAGCGAAGAGGGGCGGGAAGGCGTGCAGTCGTTTTTGCAGAAACGCAAACCCAACTGGTTGCTCGCGTAA
- a CDS encoding DinB family protein, with protein sequence MDAHAHFAQLARYNVWATARLLDAVAALSDEEYRRDVGLFFKSIHGTLNHLLVGEHAVWFRRFSLGESPQKSEGVSLDMEMESDRAKLAKALLDGAAKWAPLIASWPAERFDSTLDYNTMNGTPVSLPFAATLAHVFNHGTHHRGQLSAALTALGQSGPDLDLVVLLQQTAAATKKTNA encoded by the coding sequence ATGGACGCACACGCCCACTTTGCGCAGCTCGCCCGTTACAACGTGTGGGCCACGGCGCGCTTGCTCGACGCCGTTGCCGCGCTGAGCGATGAAGAATACCGGCGCGATGTGGGCCTGTTTTTCAAGAGCATCCATGGCACCTTGAACCACCTCTTGGTGGGCGAACACGCGGTCTGGTTTCGGCGCTTTTCGCTTGGCGAGTCGCCGCAAAAGTCCGAGGGCGTGAGCTTGGACATGGAGATGGAGTCTGACCGGGCAAAGCTGGCCAAGGCTTTGCTGGACGGTGCCGCCAAATGGGCGCCGCTGATCGCCAGCTGGCCTGCCGAGCGTTTCGACAGCACGCTGGACTACAACACCATGAACGGCACTCCCGTGTCGCTGCCATTTGCCGCTACGCTGGCCCACGTGTTCAACCACGGCACCCACCACCGCGGCCAGCTCTCGGCCGCGTTGACCGCTCTGGGTCAGTCTGGCCCAGACCTGGATCTGGTGGTTTTGCTGCAGCAAACGGCTGCGGCCACAAAGAAGACCAACGCATGA
- a CDS encoding carboxyl transferase domain-containing protein: MTILETQLNARSADFQANAAAMRAVVDDLKKQIEKATLGGGEAARAKHTGRGKLLPRDRVQMLLDPGTPFLELSPLAALGMYPDRDGSDSAPCAGVIVGVGRVSGVDCMIVCNDATVKGGTYYPLTVKKHLRAQEVAQQNNLPCIYLVDSGGANLPNQDEVFPDRDHFGRIFFNQANMSAQGIAQIAVVMGSCTAGGAYVPAMSDETIIVKNQGTIFLGGPPLVKAATGEVVTAEDLGGGDVHTRLSGVADHLAQNDLHAIALARQAVKNLNARKVLPIATIDPVAPKYPAEELYGVIPTDTRKPFDVREIIARIVDGSEFDEFKSRFGTTLICGFARIEGMPVGIIANNGILFSESALKGAHFIELCCQRKIPLVFLQNITGFMVGRKYENEGIARNGAKMVTAVATAAVPKFTIIIGGSFGAGNYGMCGRAYSPRFLWMWPNARISVMGGEQAASVLATVKRDGIEAKGGSWSAEEEAAFKAPIKEQYEVQGHPYFATARLWDDGVIDPADTRRVLALGLSASLNAPIPETRFGLFRM, encoded by the coding sequence ATGACCATTCTCGAAACCCAACTCAACGCCCGCTCCGCCGATTTCCAGGCCAACGCCGCCGCCATGCGCGCGGTGGTGGACGATCTCAAGAAACAGATTGAAAAGGCCACGCTCGGTGGTGGCGAGGCCGCCCGGGCCAAACACACCGGGCGGGGCAAGCTGCTGCCGCGGGATCGTGTGCAGATGCTGCTCGACCCGGGCACGCCGTTTCTGGAGCTGAGCCCGCTGGCAGCGTTGGGCATGTACCCCGACCGAGATGGTTCCGACAGCGCGCCTTGCGCCGGCGTGATCGTGGGCGTGGGCCGGGTGAGCGGGGTGGATTGCATGATCGTGTGCAACGACGCGACGGTGAAGGGTGGCACCTACTACCCGCTCACCGTCAAGAAACACCTGCGTGCGCAAGAAGTGGCGCAACAAAACAACCTGCCGTGCATCTACCTGGTGGACTCGGGCGGCGCCAACCTGCCGAACCAGGACGAGGTGTTCCCTGATCGCGACCACTTTGGCCGTATCTTCTTCAACCAGGCCAACATGAGTGCACAGGGCATCGCCCAGATTGCCGTGGTCATGGGCTCGTGCACCGCGGGCGGCGCGTACGTGCCGGCCATGAGCGATGAGACCATCATCGTGAAGAACCAGGGCACGATTTTTCTGGGCGGCCCGCCGCTGGTGAAAGCCGCCACGGGCGAAGTGGTCACGGCCGAAGACCTCGGCGGCGGCGATGTGCATACGCGACTTTCGGGCGTGGCCGATCATCTGGCGCAAAACGATTTGCATGCGATTGCCCTGGCGCGCCAGGCGGTGAAGAACCTCAACGCCCGCAAGGTGCTGCCGATTGCCACGATCGACCCGGTGGCGCCCAAGTACCCCGCCGAAGAGCTGTATGGCGTGATCCCGACCGACACCCGCAAGCCGTTTGACGTGCGCGAAATCATCGCCCGCATCGTCGACGGCTCCGAATTCGACGAATTCAAGTCCCGCTTCGGCACGACACTGATTTGCGGCTTTGCGCGCATCGAAGGCATGCCGGTGGGCATCATCGCCAACAACGGCATCTTGTTCAGCGAGTCGGCGCTCAAGGGCGCGCACTTCATCGAGCTGTGCTGCCAGCGCAAGATTCCCCTGGTGTTCCTGCAGAACATCACCGGCTTCATGGTGGGGCGCAAATACGAAAACGAAGGCATTGCGCGCAACGGCGCCAAGATGGTCACAGCCGTGGCCACCGCCGCCGTGCCCAAGTTCACGATCATCATCGGTGGCAGTTTTGGCGCCGGCAACTACGGCATGTGTGGCCGCGCCTACTCGCCGCGCTTCCTCTGGATGTGGCCCAACGCGCGCATCTCGGTCATGGGCGGCGAGCAGGCGGCCAGCGTGCTGGCCACGGTGAAGCGCGACGGCATCGAGGCCAAAGGCGGCAGCTGGAGCGCAGAGGAAGAGGCGGCGTTCAAGGCACCCATCAAGGAGCAGTACGAAGTGCAAGGCCACCCCTACTTCGCCACGGCACGCCTGTGGGACGACGGTGTGATCGATCCGGCCGATACGCGCCGCGTGCTGGCGCTGGGGCTTTCGGCCTCGCTGAACGCGCCAATCCCCGAGACCAGGTTCGGCCTGTTCCGCATGTGA